Proteins found in one Amycolatopsis umgeniensis genomic segment:
- a CDS encoding NUDIX hydrolase, protein MSGSAGRSGASKPGRRRRRRRGRRLTTVDETSAGGLVVDTERAHAALIGRLDRHGRLLWSLPKGHIEDGETVEQTAVREVKEETGISSRVLEPLGTIDYWFVAERRRVHKTVHHFILESTGGELSDEDVEVTEVAWVPLADLETTLAYSDERKLVRKAKELFAQQQHTAEGAPE, encoded by the coding sequence ATGTCTGGATCAGCCGGCCGCTCCGGCGCTTCGAAGCCGGGCCGCCGGCGGAGGCGCAGGCGGGGAAGGCGGCTGACCACGGTCGACGAAACGTCGGCCGGCGGCCTGGTCGTCGACACCGAACGCGCGCACGCCGCGCTGATCGGGCGGCTCGACAGGCACGGCAGACTGCTGTGGTCGCTGCCGAAGGGCCACATCGAGGACGGTGAAACGGTGGAGCAGACCGCGGTGCGCGAAGTGAAGGAAGAGACCGGCATCTCCTCGCGGGTCCTCGAGCCCCTCGGCACCATCGACTACTGGTTCGTGGCCGAGCGACGACGAGTGCACAAGACGGTGCACCATTTCATCCTGGAATCCACCGGCGGCGAACTTTCGGACGAGGATGTCGAGGTGACCGAAGTCGCCTGGGTGCCGCTCGCCGACCTGGAAACCACCCTCGCCTACTCCGACGAGCGCAAGCTGGTCCGGAAGGCCAAAGAACTCTTCGCGCAGCAACAGCACACCGCCGAGGGAGCACCTGAGTGA
- a CDS encoding DUF6049 family protein, giving the protein MKRLAATVLSILFLALPALFGAVAQAQEQPRLRVDLDQLNPRVISTTSTSLTVTGRVTNIGDRPISKLSVRLQQGTRLQSEQQIGDVLAGGKFKDQSATEFVDLEPGALEAGQSATLNLIVPLGQPSKLQFSKPGVYPLLVNVNGTPEFGGPERLAAVSLLMPVLGLPGKAPAARPPSPPSTSLLWPIANSTVHVVSSPLGGPLTLADERLAGELSSGGRLDSLVTAARVAEADTKVSSSLCLAIDPDLVATVDGMTRGYQVATGGGSVPGRGVDAAKNWLGQLKALVAGRCVVTLPFADADLTALTKVRAGDATDTALLAGALGGAVTIKNLLGIQPQDGVLWPGGVLDSQTVEAIGKAGVKTVLTDSGKLQSDSPLSGGVSIEGTDLRAQPIDALIASALNGTGSTQNGLGAIAFRAGLGGQAPGQERSRLLIAPPRHWNASGPELTTFLQRMGDFYTAGLAKSTPLSDLLGESPSGTASVNYDPRDLTAATSGDVTAKMSQIDNETLGLSSAMTMDATKRVNPADVIAPVRLALIRAASTSWLGADATTVTGNARGDLEAIRSQVTVERPKQTIALASGASPLPAYITNGLPVGINVRTVLKNNVGLRPTEAVPERTVPANGAVNQLLPVEALRAGRFSVDVSLTTPDGTKLGTDARFELTSTEYGAITIIITVTAAGALLLLSSRRIYRRIKDSRADRANETAPRVTEDAQV; this is encoded by the coding sequence GTGAAGCGGCTTGCCGCCACTGTCCTGTCGATCCTGTTCCTGGCCCTCCCCGCGTTGTTCGGCGCGGTCGCGCAGGCGCAGGAGCAGCCCCGGCTGCGCGTGGACCTCGACCAGCTGAACCCCCGCGTGATCAGCACGACCTCGACGTCGCTCACCGTCACCGGCCGCGTCACCAACATCGGCGACCGGCCGATCAGCAAGCTGAGCGTCCGGCTCCAGCAGGGCACCCGCCTGCAGAGCGAGCAGCAGATCGGCGACGTCCTCGCCGGAGGCAAGTTCAAGGACCAGTCGGCGACCGAGTTCGTCGACCTCGAACCGGGCGCCCTGGAAGCGGGGCAGAGCGCGACGCTGAACCTGATCGTCCCGCTCGGCCAGCCCTCGAAGCTGCAGTTCTCGAAGCCCGGCGTGTACCCGCTGCTGGTCAACGTCAACGGCACCCCGGAGTTCGGCGGCCCGGAAAGGCTCGCGGCGGTCAGCCTGCTGATGCCGGTGCTCGGCCTCCCCGGCAAGGCACCCGCGGCGCGCCCGCCGTCACCCCCGTCGACGAGCCTGCTGTGGCCGATCGCGAACAGCACCGTGCACGTCGTCTCGTCCCCGCTCGGCGGCCCGCTGACGCTGGCGGACGAGCGGCTGGCGGGTGAGCTGAGCTCCGGCGGGCGGCTGGACTCGCTGGTCACGGCCGCGCGGGTGGCGGAAGCCGACACGAAGGTCTCGTCGTCGTTGTGCCTGGCCATCGACCCCGATCTGGTCGCGACCGTCGACGGGATGACCCGCGGCTACCAGGTCGCCACCGGCGGCGGCTCCGTCCCCGGCAGGGGCGTCGATGCCGCGAAGAACTGGCTCGGCCAGCTGAAAGCCCTGGTCGCGGGCCGGTGCGTGGTCACGCTCCCGTTCGCCGACGCCGACCTCACCGCGCTGACGAAGGTCCGCGCCGGTGACGCCACCGACACCGCGCTCCTGGCGGGCGCGCTCGGCGGCGCGGTGACGATCAAGAACCTGCTCGGTATCCAGCCGCAGGACGGCGTGCTGTGGCCCGGCGGCGTCCTCGACTCGCAGACCGTCGAAGCGATCGGCAAGGCGGGCGTCAAGACCGTGCTGACCGACTCCGGCAAGCTCCAGTCCGATTCCCCCCTTTCGGGTGGGGTTTCGATCGAAGGCACGGACCTCCGCGCGCAGCCGATCGACGCGCTGATCGCGTCCGCGCTGAACGGCACCGGGTCCACCCAGAACGGACTCGGCGCGATCGCCTTCCGGGCCGGGCTCGGCGGGCAGGCCCCGGGGCAGGAGCGCTCACGCCTGCTGATCGCTCCGCCACGGCATTGGAACGCCTCCGGCCCCGAGCTCACGACGTTCCTGCAGCGGATGGGCGACTTCTACACGGCGGGTCTCGCCAAATCGACGCCGCTGTCCGACCTGCTCGGCGAAAGCCCCTCCGGGACGGCGTCGGTCAACTACGACCCGCGGGATCTGACGGCCGCGACCAGCGGCGACGTCACCGCGAAGATGTCCCAGATCGACAACGAGACGCTGGGCCTGTCGTCGGCGATGACGATGGATGCGACCAAACGAGTGAATCCGGCCGACGTGATCGCCCCCGTCCGGCTCGCCCTCATCCGGGCCGCTTCCACCTCGTGGCTCGGCGCGGACGCCACGACCGTCACCGGCAACGCCCGCGGTGACCTCGAGGCGATCCGCAGCCAGGTGACCGTGGAGCGGCCGAAGCAGACGATCGCGCTCGCTTCCGGCGCGTCACCGCTGCCCGCGTACATCACCAACGGCCTGCCGGTCGGCATCAACGTCCGCACCGTGCTGAAGAACAACGTGGGCCTGCGCCCCACCGAAGCCGTCCCGGAGCGCACCGTCCCGGCCAACGGCGCCGTCAACCAGCTGCTCCCGGTCGAGGCGCTGCGCGCGGGCCGGTTCAGCGTCGACGTGTCCCTGACGACGCCCGACGGGACCAAACTCGGCACCGACGCGCGGTTCGAGCTGACCTCGACGGAGTACGGCGCGATCACCATCATCATCACGGTCACCGCGGCCGGCGCGTTGCTGCTGCTCTCGTCCCGCCGGATCTACCGGAGGATCAAGGACTCGCGGGCCGATCGGGCGAACGAAACGGCCCCACGTGTGACCGAGGACGCACAGGTTTAA
- a CDS encoding CCA tRNA nucleotidyltransferase yields MQNAVTELMRISPLADELAKLFAKAGYKLYLVGGSVRDMMLGRLSSDLDFTTDARPDQVLKIVSVWGDAVWDVGIAFGTVGVTKQGMTLEITTFRADNYDRVGRNPEVTFGDSIEGDLLRRDFTVNAMAIDLASQTFVDPYDGLQALRDRVLDTPATPQESFADDPLRMLRAARFSAQLGFTAAPRVIDAMTSMAEEIDRITAERVQAELSKLLLADDPRPGIELLVDTRLADRVVPEVPGMRLAIDEHHQHKDVYQHSLTVLAQAIDLEKSHEPTSEPDLILRLAALLHDVGKPATREFQAGGGVSFHHHEVVGAKMARKRLRALKFSKEIVQDVSQLVFLHLRFHGYGKGEWTDSAVRRYVTDAGDLLPRLHKLVRADCTTRNRKKAAALQATYDDLERRIETIQAQEDLDRVRPDLNGEEIMRILGLAPGPDVGKAWKHLKELRLDRGPLAHDDAVAELKKWASENGVGG; encoded by the coding sequence ATGCAGAACGCTGTGACGGAGCTGATGCGCATCTCCCCGCTGGCGGACGAGCTCGCGAAGCTCTTCGCCAAGGCGGGCTACAAGCTGTACCTCGTCGGCGGGAGCGTCCGCGACATGATGCTCGGCAGGCTGTCGAGCGACCTCGACTTCACCACCGACGCGCGGCCGGACCAGGTGCTCAAGATCGTCAGCGTCTGGGGAGACGCGGTGTGGGACGTCGGCATCGCCTTCGGCACGGTCGGTGTGACCAAACAGGGCATGACCCTGGAGATCACCACGTTCCGCGCGGACAACTACGACCGCGTCGGCCGCAACCCCGAGGTCACCTTCGGCGACAGCATCGAGGGAGATCTGCTCCGCCGCGACTTCACGGTCAACGCGATGGCGATCGATCTGGCGAGCCAGACCTTCGTCGACCCGTACGACGGGCTCCAGGCGCTGCGGGACCGGGTGCTCGACACGCCCGCGACCCCGCAGGAGTCCTTCGCCGACGACCCGCTGCGCATGCTGCGGGCCGCGCGGTTCTCCGCGCAGCTCGGGTTCACCGCGGCGCCGCGGGTGATCGACGCGATGACGTCGATGGCCGAGGAGATCGACAGGATCACCGCCGAACGCGTCCAGGCCGAGCTGTCGAAACTGCTGCTGGCGGACGATCCCCGGCCCGGTATCGAGCTGCTGGTGGACACCCGTCTCGCCGATCGCGTGGTGCCCGAGGTGCCCGGTATGCGGCTGGCGATCGACGAGCACCACCAGCACAAGGACGTCTACCAGCATTCGCTCACCGTGCTCGCGCAGGCGATCGATCTGGAGAAATCGCACGAGCCGACGTCCGAGCCGGATCTGATCCTGCGGCTCGCGGCGCTCCTGCACGACGTCGGCAAGCCCGCGACACGCGAGTTCCAGGCCGGTGGCGGGGTGAGCTTCCACCATCACGAGGTCGTGGGCGCGAAGATGGCCCGCAAGCGTTTGCGTGCCCTGAAGTTCTCGAAGGAGATCGTCCAGGACGTCAGCCAGCTCGTGTTCCTGCACCTGCGGTTCCACGGGTACGGCAAGGGCGAGTGGACGGATTCGGCGGTGCGGCGCTACGTCACCGACGCCGGCGACCTGCTGCCCCGGCTGCACAAGCTGGTGCGCGCCGACTGCACCACGCGCAACCGCAAGAAGGCGGCCGCGCTGCAGGCGACCTACGACGACCTCGAGCGGCGGATCGAAACGATCCAGGCTCAGGAGGACCTCGACAGGGTCCGGCCGGACCTCAACGGCGAAGAGATCATGCGGATCCTCGGCCTCGCGCCGGGGCCGGACGTCGGCAAGGCGTGGAAGCATCTGAAGGAACTGCGGCTCGACCGCGGTCCGCTGGCGCACGACGACGCCGTGGCCGAATTGAAGAAGTGGGCCTCCGAAAACGGTGTCGGCGGCTAG
- the murJ gene encoding murein biosynthesis integral membrane protein MurJ, with protein sequence MDGRRQRTAGRPDDETRRLRPPQNPPPNQAPPRQGPSPTPPPPTRRQQVPPPPGQQLPQPSQNPPPRRPPAPQALNQTPPPPHRGRRQPPPVRPWQVDRRDEPDATRFIPRTPGVPMGSRWPVADPDVLRPYDQLATQVMPAIKDAPLVKPRPGETGEQDVAAPAKAPSIAKSSGRMAIASLISRITGFAWKLLLVAAIGAKVENDSFNVANTMPNIIFELLMGGVLSSLVVPLLVRSQDDKDGGEAYTQRLVTVAGTLLVIGTAIAVFAAPLITKLYVDDKGQANPDLVTAFAYLLLPQIFFYGVFALLSAILNAKHIFGPTAWAPVINNLVVIFTILVVWIMPGDISTNPVSITDPKVLTLGLGVTAGIVAQSILLIPPLLRSGFKFKWRWGIDKRMKEFGGLALWTVGYVAVSQVGYTITTRVLTSGSQGGVTAYSNAWLLFQLPYGVIGVSLLTAIMPRMSRAAADGDHKKLIGDLSYASRISTVTLLPISAVMTVVGGSVGIALFTLGKGKIEDATRLGEALAISAFALLPYALVMLQMRVFYAMKDARTPVLIMIVMTVVKVPLLYLCPALLSPDNIVLGVMMVNGLTFVVGAILGQVWLWVTLGNLRSKRILGVILFTVVASVLGVGAAWLAGQIVPDSFGPTFHAWVKLLLQTMVGIVVSFGVLMALKVEELKPATARITRLIKRG encoded by the coding sequence GTGGACGGCCGCCGCCAGCGGACCGCGGGCCGCCCCGACGACGAGACGAGGCGGCTGAGGCCGCCGCAGAATCCGCCGCCCAACCAGGCGCCGCCACGGCAGGGTCCGTCGCCGACGCCGCCTCCGCCGACCCGTCGGCAGCAGGTCCCGCCCCCGCCGGGCCAGCAGCTGCCGCAGCCGTCCCAGAATCCGCCGCCGCGCCGTCCGCCTGCACCGCAGGCGCTCAACCAGACGCCACCCCCGCCGCATCGCGGGCGCCGTCAGCCGCCACCGGTCCGCCCGTGGCAGGTCGACCGGCGCGACGAACCCGACGCGACGCGGTTCATCCCGCGCACCCCCGGCGTCCCGATGGGATCGCGCTGGCCGGTCGCCGACCCCGACGTCCTCCGCCCGTACGACCAGCTCGCCACGCAGGTCATGCCCGCGATCAAGGACGCGCCGCTGGTCAAACCGCGGCCGGGGGAGACAGGCGAACAAGACGTCGCCGCCCCGGCGAAGGCGCCATCGATCGCGAAGTCCAGCGGCCGGATGGCGATCGCCTCGCTGATCAGCCGGATCACCGGCTTCGCGTGGAAGCTGCTGCTGGTCGCGGCCATCGGCGCCAAGGTGGAGAACGACTCGTTCAACGTCGCCAACACGATGCCGAACATCATCTTCGAACTGCTGATGGGCGGCGTGCTGTCCAGTCTCGTGGTCCCGCTGCTCGTGCGGTCTCAGGACGACAAGGACGGCGGTGAGGCCTACACCCAGCGGCTGGTCACGGTGGCGGGCACGCTGCTCGTCATCGGGACGGCGATCGCGGTCTTCGCCGCGCCGCTGATCACCAAGCTCTACGTCGACGACAAAGGGCAGGCGAACCCCGACCTGGTCACCGCCTTCGCGTACCTGCTGCTGCCGCAGATCTTCTTCTACGGCGTGTTCGCCCTGCTCTCGGCGATCCTGAACGCGAAGCACATCTTCGGCCCGACGGCCTGGGCGCCGGTGATCAACAACCTGGTCGTCATCTTCACGATCCTCGTGGTGTGGATCATGCCGGGCGACATCTCGACCAATCCGGTGTCGATCACCGACCCGAAGGTGCTGACGCTGGGCCTCGGCGTGACCGCGGGCATCGTGGCGCAGTCGATCCTGCTGATCCCGCCGCTGCTGCGGTCGGGGTTCAAGTTCAAGTGGCGCTGGGGCATCGACAAGCGCATGAAGGAGTTCGGCGGGCTCGCGCTGTGGACCGTCGGCTACGTCGCCGTCAGCCAGGTCGGCTACACGATCACGACCCGAGTGCTGACCAGCGGTTCGCAAGGCGGTGTGACCGCGTACAGCAACGCGTGGCTGCTGTTCCAGCTGCCGTACGGCGTCATCGGCGTTTCGCTGCTGACCGCGATCATGCCGAGGATGAGCCGCGCGGCCGCGGACGGCGATCACAAGAAGCTGATCGGCGACCTCTCGTACGCCTCCCGGATTTCGACGGTGACGCTCCTGCCGATTTCCGCGGTGATGACCGTTGTGGGCGGTTCGGTCGGTATCGCCCTGTTCACCTTGGGCAAGGGCAAGATCGAGGACGCGACGCGACTGGGCGAGGCGCTGGCGATCAGCGCCTTCGCGCTGCTGCCGTACGCGCTGGTCATGCTCCAGATGCGGGTGTTCTACGCGATGAAGGACGCGCGGACGCCGGTGCTGATCATGATCGTGATGACCGTGGTCAAGGTGCCGCTGCTGTACCTGTGCCCCGCGCTGCTCTCGCCGGACAACATCGTGCTCGGCGTGATGATGGTCAACGGCCTCACGTTCGTCGTCGGCGCGATCCTCGGCCAGGTTTGGCTGTGGGTGACACTCGGAAATCTCCGGAGCAAGCGGATTCTCGGGGTGATCCTCTTCACGGTCGTCGCGAGTGTGCTCGGGGTCGGCGCGGCCTGGCTCGCCGGGCAGATCGTCCCTGACTCGTTCGGGCCTACTTTCCATGCCTGGGTGAAACTTCTCCTGCAGACGATGGTCGGCATCGTGGTGTCGTTCGGCGTGCTCATGGCCTTGAAGGTGGAGGAATTGAAGCCCGCCACGGCGAGGATCACCCGGTTGATCAAGCGCGGATAA
- the sigM gene encoding RNA polymerase sigma factor SigM, with translation MTAAAPTDADLIAAHAAGDPHAFSELVQRHRDRMWAVALRTVRDPEEAADALQDAFISAFRAAGNFRAESQVTTWLHRIVVNACLDRIRRGKARPTVPLPETGQFNEPASPRDSMSERETSLVVKEALDQLPEEQRAPIVLVDVEGYSVAETAKMLGIAEGTVKSRCARGRGKLAKVLGHLRNPDAIANVPTHESKRVRATPERGARRPQGTPGDGEGR, from the coding sequence GTGACAGCTGCAGCTCCCACGGACGCGGATCTCATAGCGGCGCATGCCGCTGGAGACCCGCACGCGTTCAGTGAACTGGTCCAGCGACATCGAGACCGCATGTGGGCGGTGGCCCTGCGCACCGTGCGGGATCCGGAAGAAGCCGCGGACGCCCTGCAGGACGCCTTCATCTCCGCGTTCCGCGCAGCGGGCAACTTCAGAGCAGAATCGCAGGTCACGACGTGGTTGCACCGCATCGTCGTGAACGCGTGCCTCGACCGGATCCGGCGAGGCAAGGCCAGACCGACCGTTCCGCTGCCGGAAACCGGGCAGTTCAACGAGCCCGCCTCGCCGCGTGACTCCATGTCCGAACGCGAGACGAGCCTCGTGGTCAAGGAAGCCCTCGATCAGCTTCCCGAAGAGCAACGTGCCCCGATCGTGTTGGTCGACGTCGAGGGATACTCCGTCGCCGAGACGGCGAAAATGCTCGGTATCGCCGAGGGCACGGTCAAGAGCAGGTGTGCTCGGGGTCGCGGAAAGCTCGCGAAGGTTCTCGGACATCTGCGGAACCCCGATGCGATTGCGAACGTCCCAACTCACGAAAGCAAACGTGTTCGCGCTACCCCGGAACGGGGTGCCAGGCGTCCTCAGGGCACGCCGGGTGACGGGGAGGGACGATGA
- the trxA gene encoding thioredoxin, with the protein MANTVTVTDKTFVDDVLTSEKPVLVDFWATWCGPCKMVAPVLEEIAAENGEKLTIAKLDIDANPNTARDYQVMSIPTLILFQGGKPVKQIVGAKPKAALLSDLADVL; encoded by the coding sequence ATGGCCAACACCGTGACGGTGACCGACAAGACCTTCGTCGACGACGTGCTGACGAGCGAGAAGCCCGTGCTGGTCGACTTCTGGGCGACGTGGTGCGGTCCGTGCAAGATGGTCGCCCCGGTGCTCGAGGAGATCGCGGCGGAAAACGGCGAGAAGCTGACCATCGCGAAGCTCGACATCGACGCCAACCCGAACACTGCGCGTGACTACCAGGTGATGTCGATCCCGACGCTGATCCTGTTCCAGGGCGGCAAGCCGGTGAAGCAGATCGTCGGCGCCAAGCCGAAGGCCGCGCTGCTGTCGGATCTCGCCGACGTCCTCTGA
- the trxB gene encoding thioredoxin-disulfide reductase: MAAEEIRNLIVVGSGPAGYTAAVYAARAQLEPLVFEGTQFGGALMTTTEVENFPGFREGIQGPDLMEEMREQAKRFGADLRQEDVESVELTGDVKYVFANGKRYAARAVVLSMGAAARYLNVPGEQELLGRGVSACATCDGFFFRDHDIVVAGGGDSAMEEATFLTKFAKSVTIVHRREEFRASRIMLDRARENEKIKWALNKQITGVEGEGKVEGLKLKDTVTGEESQLDVTGFFVAIGHDPRSELVRGQVDLDEDGYVLTQGRTSYTNLPGVFAAGDLVDRTYRQAITAAGSGCAAAIDAERWLAEHAGVETAQESPELVGGGYGATTN, translated from the coding sequence GTGGCTGCCGAGGAGATCAGGAACCTGATCGTTGTTGGGTCGGGTCCTGCGGGGTACACCGCCGCTGTCTACGCGGCACGAGCGCAGCTCGAACCGTTGGTGTTCGAGGGCACTCAGTTCGGCGGTGCGTTGATGACGACGACGGAGGTCGAGAACTTCCCCGGCTTCCGCGAAGGCATCCAGGGTCCCGACCTCATGGAAGAGATGCGCGAGCAGGCCAAGCGTTTCGGCGCCGACCTGCGCCAGGAGGACGTCGAGTCCGTCGAGCTGACCGGAGACGTCAAGTACGTCTTCGCGAACGGCAAGCGCTACGCGGCCCGTGCGGTCGTGCTCTCGATGGGCGCCGCGGCCCGCTATCTGAACGTCCCCGGTGAGCAGGAATTGCTCGGCCGCGGCGTTTCGGCCTGTGCCACCTGCGACGGCTTCTTCTTCCGCGACCACGACATCGTGGTCGCCGGCGGCGGCGACTCCGCGATGGAGGAGGCGACCTTCCTGACGAAGTTCGCCAAGTCCGTCACGATCGTCCACCGTCGCGAGGAGTTCCGCGCCTCCCGGATCATGCTGGACAGGGCCCGCGAGAACGAGAAGATCAAGTGGGCGCTCAACAAGCAGATCACCGGTGTCGAGGGTGAGGGCAAGGTCGAGGGCCTGAAGCTCAAGGACACGGTGACCGGCGAGGAGTCCCAGCTGGACGTGACCGGGTTCTTCGTCGCCATCGGTCACGACCCGCGCAGCGAACTGGTGCGTGGTCAGGTGGACCTCGACGAGGACGGTTACGTGCTCACCCAGGGCCGGACGTCGTACACGAACCTTCCCGGTGTCTTCGCGGCCGGCGACCTGGTCGACCGCACTTACCGGCAGGCGATCACCGCCGCGGGTTCGGGCTGCGCCGCGGCGATCGACGCGGAACGATGGCTGGCGGAGCACGCCGGTGTCGAGACCGCTCAGGAATCCCCTGAGCTGGTCGGCGGCGGCTACGGCGCCACCACCAACTGA
- a CDS encoding protein kinase family protein: MGIRAQGGSLAPGRVVGDGRYRLLAQFGVDERAAAHLWRARDGQLKRDVALTLLVGDPADAEAARLARRTLERAAHASKFGHGGVARVLDVLSLGSGVTSSEGLLGVVVAEWTKGSDLVDLVSQRPVAPAAAARMVQALAEAVDHAHQNGLVLGLDHPQRLRLTPDGALKLAFPGPLPEATLRDDVKALGAVLYLLLTGRWALPGGPAAIPAAPHAPTGRVIPPRSLVPTVPVELSSLAVRTIEDGGHGGIRTSAAILRVLDQAAEAEERTQLIKAVGEEEAVAEPDGTVWTTKKPVKDVARRKKLAFGVTVLVVATVVILAWGGMMMINLFQGESKSSGPNMNVAAPSSSQAPPPSGEQPPPTQQPPAPALGAAVKPSAVAVFNPGSKGDSPGRAKNATDGEAGTSWKTDEYDKQFPVLKDGVGLVVTFKDPINLSQIKIDAGSPGSKVEIRSADKKNPKLDETKVVGGGDLAAGESTIALQQPQQGQYFIIWITQLGEDEDGKFVTELKELTFLPAG, translated from the coding sequence GTGGGCATCCGGGCCCAAGGCGGGTCGCTGGCCCCTGGCCGGGTCGTCGGTGACGGCCGGTATCGCCTGCTCGCACAGTTCGGGGTGGACGAACGAGCCGCCGCGCATCTTTGGCGCGCGCGCGACGGCCAGCTGAAGCGTGATGTCGCGCTGACGCTGCTGGTCGGCGACCCGGCGGACGCGGAGGCCGCGAGGCTCGCGCGCCGGACCTTGGAGCGTGCGGCGCACGCCTCGAAGTTCGGCCACGGCGGGGTCGCTCGCGTCCTCGACGTGCTGAGCCTCGGCAGCGGCGTCACCTCGAGCGAAGGTCTGCTCGGTGTCGTCGTGGCGGAATGGACCAAGGGCAGCGACCTGGTCGACCTGGTGTCGCAGCGGCCGGTGGCGCCTGCCGCGGCGGCCAGGATGGTGCAGGCGCTGGCGGAAGCCGTCGACCACGCGCACCAGAACGGTCTCGTCCTCGGGCTCGACCATCCGCAGCGCCTGCGGCTCACCCCGGACGGCGCGCTGAAGCTCGCCTTCCCGGGCCCGTTGCCCGAAGCGACCCTTCGCGACGACGTCAAGGCGCTCGGCGCTGTCCTGTACCTGCTGCTGACCGGCCGCTGGGCCCTGCCCGGCGGACCGGCCGCGATCCCGGCGGCGCCGCACGCGCCGACCGGACGCGTCATCCCGCCGCGATCACTGGTCCCGACGGTGCCGGTCGAACTTTCGTCGCTCGCCGTCCGCACCATCGAGGACGGCGGCCACGGCGGTATCCGTACCAGCGCGGCCATCCTGCGCGTGCTGGACCAGGCCGCCGAGGCCGAGGAACGCACCCAGCTCATCAAGGCCGTCGGCGAGGAAGAAGCGGTGGCCGAACCGGACGGCACGGTCTGGACGACGAAGAAGCCGGTCAAGGACGTCGCGCGGCGCAAGAAGCTGGCGTTCGGCGTGACCGTGCTGGTCGTCGCGACCGTGGTCATCCTCGCCTGGGGCGGGATGATGATGATCAACCTGTTCCAGGGGGAATCGAAGTCCAGCGGCCCGAACATGAACGTCGCCGCGCCGTCGTCTTCGCAGGCTCCGCCGCCGTCGGGCGAGCAGCCGCCGCCCACCCAGCAACCGCCGGCGCCCGCCTTGGGTGCCGCGGTGAAGCCGTCGGCGGTCGCCGTGTTCAACCCGGGCAGCAAGGGCGACAGCCCCGGTCGCGCCAAGAACGCGACTGACGGCGAAGCGGGCACCTCCTGGAAGACCGACGAGTACGACAAGCAGTTCCCGGTGCTCAAGGACGGTGTCGGGCTGGTCGTGACCTTCAAGGACCCGATCAACCTCAGCCAGATCAAGATCGACGCGGGAAGCCCCGGCTCGAAGGTCGAGATCCGCTCCGCCGACAAGAAGAACCCGAAGCTCGACGAGACGAAGGTCGTCGGCGGCGGGGACCTCGCGGCGGGTGAATCGACCATCGCTCTGCAGCAGCCTCAGCAGGGTCAGTACTTCATCATCTGGATCACTCAGCTGGGTGAAGACGAGGACGGCAAGTTCGTCACCGAACTCAAGGAGCTGACCTTCCTGCCTGCGGGGTGA